A window of the Nitrospirota bacterium genome harbors these coding sequences:
- a CDS encoding efflux RND transporter permease subunit produces MRTDFMWLADTSIKRPVFATMVILGLVVLGVVSYPRLGVDLFPKVDFPMVNITTALQ; encoded by the coding sequence CTGAGGACTGATTTTATGTGGCTCGCTGATACATCCATAAAACGCCCTGTCTTCGCAACGATGGTCATACTTGGACTTGTTGTCCTTGGTGTCGTGAGCTATCCACGACTTGGTGTTGACCTCTTTCCAAAAGTGGATTTTCCTATGGTGAATATCACCACTGCTTTACAGG